Part of the Spirochaetales bacterium genome, TTTCCGTTTCACCGTAAATCGATCTCGTAATATTTGCCTGATATATATCCCCGGAGCGGATATAGCCAATTGTCTTCAATACCGCATCCTCAAATGATTCCTTTGGAAGCGACGTCCCGGCATAAAATGACCGCCTTTCCTTGCCGTCCGATGCCGGAACAAGAGAGGCTTTCCGAACGACTTCATCGATATCGACAGGATCGTAAGCGAAGGAAAAGTTCGACCGCCTGATCCGAACATCACGGCAGGCGGGTGTGAATATAAAATAATACTCGAAAAACGCAAAATAAAGCCGGGGAAAGATGTGTTGCCGGATACCTTTGTACAAACCGGACTCCTCGAGTCTGTCTTTATAATCATAGGCGATATAGCCCATCAAAGGGGAGCCGGAACTTCTTTCACGACCCACCGCCATAAACGAATCGATGAATCGAAGCGGATCATCGATTTTCGTCCTCTTCCTGCCGTACCGCAGTTCGTCCTCTTTTATGACGATAACGGGATTGAAACCGGCTATATGAGTTCCCCCAAGGTGATTATTGAAGAGTAATATCCCCCGCTGTTCCTTCACCTGACGTATAAGGGAGGTTGTATTGACGGGAAACGTAATTTTTTTTTCAGTTATCGTTATATTCCACATATCTCCTAAAGAAATTGTCTATAAGCTCGTATGAGTTTTCCGACAAAAAACTTTCAGGATGAAATTGAACGCCTACAAACGGATAGATGTTATGCCTGATTGCCATGATCATTGCCGTGTGTTTCTGTCTGGCAAGAACGAGAAGATGGTCCGGAAGTGGATTTTTGACGTCGAGTGAATTGTAACGCATGACCATAATCTCCTTTCCGATCCCACTGAAAATATCACTCCCGTTGTGGGTAATAACAACCTGACGCCCGTGGACCGGATCCGCCGATCGGGTGACCGTTGCCCCAAAAAACGATGCGATACACTGCATTCCCAAACA contains:
- a CDS encoding aminodeoxychorismate/anthranilate synthase component II; the protein is MKRRHILIIDNYDSFTFNLYHLLFGVRNTYHYSVLRNRDESLLGIHFDALVISPGPMGPENTGLLREVFHTVVIPRKIPVFGVCLGMQCIASFFGATVTRSADPVHGRQVVITHNGSDIFSGIGKEIMVMRYNSLDVKNPLPDHLLVLARQKHTAMIMAIRHNIYPFVGVQFHPESFLSENSYELIDNFFRRYVEYNDN